TCCGGATCAGGCATATACCTAtaatccacctccccctccttccccctcaacctcctcgtctccaCACTCCCTAGGCTCCACCCCCTCGTCTCCCCTTcaatcctccccccctcctccaacaccctaATCTGCCTATCCCTCTCAGCAATAATCGCATCCTCTACAGCCTTAAAACTACTCAAGTTCTTAATCTCCGTCCTCGTCCCCAGCGCTTCTTCCCCAGTCCTCTTGACAGAAACATTGACATCCGCTCGTAAACCACCTTGCTCCAGCCCAGAAACACAAGCATCCACGCTCTTAAGCAGCATCTGCACCTTCCTCACAAATGCCGCCGCTGTGGCAGGGCGGTGGATACACGGCTCGGTGATAATTTCCACCAGCGGCACACCCACCCTGTTGAAATCAAGATAGTGCGTCGAGTTAGGTTGCGCGAGCGTCTTGGCCGTGTCCTGCTCCATTTGGACTTGTTTTATCCCCACTGTTACCTGCTCCCCGTCTTCTGCTGCGATGCCATCTCGCGGGTACAAGGTTACCGAACCTGATCGGGCAAAGGGGTGGTAATACTGCGTTATTTGGTAACCAGAAGGTTGGTCCCAGTGGAAGTAGTGTTTTCGGTCGAATCGGGAGATGAACTCGATGTGGCAGTTGAGGGCTAGGGCGGCGCGGATGGCGGGGATgagggttgttggctggAATGAGGGTTGGGAGCCGGGGATGGCGAGGTCGAAGGGGGCGACgtgggtgttggggtggtggtggtgggctgcgTCGTCGGAGCTGCCGCTGGGGGTcgaggcgggggagaagagcttggagggggtgttgagtTGGGCATGGATTTCGATGCCGACGGTGAGGTCCCAGCCGGGGACGGTTTGGTTGTCGGATTTTTTTAGCTTTTTCTTGGGGGAGCCGGAAAGTTTGGCGGCTTTGGCTTGGTCTTTGAGTTGTTTGCGGAGGGGGATAATCTGGGATTGCTGGtcggagggggttggaggggtggtggacaaggtTCGGAGGGGCAGTATTGGTGGTGCGAGGGTGGATGATCTAAGATGGAGGCAGCCGCGGCGGGTTAATTGGCCGGTTAGAAGGTATTTTCTCAGCTCGGTGGTGGGTATTCGCGCCATGGTTGCGGTGTTGACTTTGCCATCTTTAAAAAAAGTTCGAGGCTTCATtgggatgacgatgaagctTGGGTGCGACTTTGgaggtggcccaagctccttTCCCTTGTTGCCAAGACTTGCCGCTAAATGTGACGTCtgctccacaacctccacacTCTTGCCACAATATAATTATGACACTTGAGTAGGTTAACATGCCTTTGAAGGTCAATTCATAGGTCTTCAAAAATAGTTTGAAGGACACCAAATATAATTTAAACACTTTTAAAAATAGTTTAAACGCTTTTACTAATAGCCTTCAAAAGATCATAAAAAGCTCTGTTAAGAAAGTCAACAGGTGTT
The sequence above is a segment of the Podospora pseudoanserina strain CBS 124.78 chromosome 5, whole genome shotgun sequence genome. Coding sequences within it:
- a CDS encoding hypothetical protein (BUSCO:EOG09262MFL; EggNog:ENOG503NWC1; COG:J), yielding MKPRTFFKDGKVNTATMARIPTTELRKYLLTGQLTRRGCLHLRSSTLAPPILPLRTLSTTPPTPSDQQSQIIPLRKQLKDQAKAAKLSGSPKKKLKKSDNQTVPGWDLTVGIEIHAQLNTPSKLFSPASTPSGSSDDAAHHHHPNTHVAPFDLAIPGSQPSFQPTTLIPAIRAALALNCHIEFISRFDRKHYFHWDQPSGYQITQYYHPFARSGSVTLYPRDGIAAEDGEQVTVGIKQVQMEQDTAKTLAQPNSTHYLDFNRVGVPLVEIITEPCIHRPATAAAFVRKVQMLLKSVDACVSGLEQGGLRADVNVSVKRTGEEALGTRTEIKNLSSFKAVEDAIIAERDRQIRVLEEGGRIEGETRGWSLGSVETRRLRGKEGEVDYRYMPDPDLGPVVIGRDLVERLEETMGMLPDEEVGVLMGRFGLSERDAMALMLMEGRLEYFYGVLEELERMLGVEAVEGGEQRHTMLAANWCLHELGKLAEAEEVGEAAAEEVTSQVPEQDLAAILFYLHQKKVTAKVAKDLLWDVFRGTIATGGVTEQIDSQDLWYKEITEADYAAIADEVIEGQEKVLQDFLKFKQGKSKAYPQGKLGFLVGKMMRAGPEQGKGMDPASAERVMRVRIEQVYLPRLEEAQ